In the genome of Drosophila yakuba strain Tai18E2 chromosome 3R, Prin_Dyak_Tai18E2_2.1, whole genome shotgun sequence, one region contains:
- the LOC6538480 gene encoding isocitrate dehydrogenase [NAD] subunit gamma, mitochondrial isoform X1 — MALRLTQRLLQTQTPFLTRGYPLLVTKEKTEDVAHTKSALQKKVTGTDIPSAQYGGRHAVTMLPGGGIGPELMGYVREIFRYCGAPIDFEVIDIDPSTEGNDDLDYAITSIKRNGVALKGNIETKSQTLTEVSRNVAIRNELDLYVNVVHCKSYPGIPARHHDIDVVLIRQNTDGEYAMLEHESVPGIVESMKVVTVENAERVARYAFEFARQNNRKKVTTIHKANIMKLSDGLFLEVANRVHKDYPELEHNNMIIDNTCMQSVSNPHQFDVMNMTNLYGTIVSNVLCGLMGGAGLISGRNYGDHYAIFEPGTRNTGTAIAGKNIANPVAMISASIDMLNHLGHKEHANVIQEAVYQTIVNDAIRTPDIGGTNSSTDVVENILKILSAKRVNWPHGNYFSQF, encoded by the exons ATGGCCCTTCGCTTGACCCAGAGATTGCTGCAGACGCAGACGCCGTTCCTCACTCGC GGCTATCCCTTGCTGGTGACCAAGGAGAAGACCGAGGATGTGGCCCACACCAAATCGGCGCTGCAAAAGAAAGTCACG GGCACCGATATTCCCTCGGCACAGTACGGAGGTCGTCATGCCGTCACCATGCTGCCAGGCGGCGGCATTGGTCCCGAACTGATGGGCTATGTGCGCGAGATCTTCCGGTACTGCGGTGCACCCATCGATTTCGAGGTGATCGACATCGATCCCTCCACCGAGGGCAACGATGATCTCGACTACGCCATCACATCCATCAAGAGGAACGGAGTGGCACTCAAGGGCAACATCGAGACCAAGTCGCAAACCTTGACCGAAGTTTCGCGCAACGTGGCCATCCGTAACGAACTGGATCTGTACGTCAATGTGGTGCACTGCAAGTCGTATCCGGGCATTCCGGCCCGCCATCACGACATCGACGTGGTGCTCATCCGCCAGAACACCGATGGCGAGTACGCCATGTTGGAGCACGAGTCTGTGCCCGGAATCGTGGAGAGCATGAAAGTGGTGACCGTCGAGAATGCCGAGCGTGTGGCTCGCTATGCCTTTGAGTTCGCCCGCCAAAACAATCGCAAGAAGGTTACCACCATCCACAAGGCGAACATCATGAAGCTGTCCGATGGCCTCTTCCTGGAGGTCGCCAACCGTGTGCACAAGGACTATCCCGAACTGGAGCACAACAACATGATTATCGACAACACCTGCATGCAGTCCGTGTCGAATCCCCACCAGTTCGATGTCATGAACATGACCAACCTGTACGGCACCATTGTGTCCAACGTTCTTTGCGGTCTGATGGGCGGAGCTGGCCTCATTTCCGGTAGGAACTACGGCGACCAT TACGCCATCTTTGAGCCGGGCACCCGTAACACCGGAACCGCCATTGCCGGCAAGAACATCGCCAACCCTGTGGCCATGATCAGTGCCAGTATCGACATGTTGAACCATTTGGGTCACAAGGAGCACGCCAACGTCATCCAGGAGGCCGTCTACCAGACCATTGTCAACGATGCCATTCGCACGCCAG ATATTGGCGGCACCAACTCCAGTACCGATGTGGTTGAAAATATACTCAAGATCTTGAGTGCCAAGCGCGTGAATTG GCCACATGGAAACTATTTTAGCCAATTTTAG
- the LOC6538482 gene encoding uncharacterized protein LOC6538482, which translates to MKPVLEPETTMSPEADILHPDDAQYIWLPILVLVGIFVLAALVYAMSRSRCRIFCDCLRCRKAQRTGYINVDEEDSDVPMACGDELGDQRTTASLLTGRLHIQDGANNASNA; encoded by the exons ATGAAGCCGGTTCTGGAGCCTGAGACAACCATGAGTCCTGAAGCGGACATACTGCATCCGGACGACGCTCAGTACATATGGCTGCCAATTTTGGTGCTTGTTGGCATTTTTGTTCTCGCTGCTTTG GTCTACGCCATGTCACGTAGTCGCTGCCGGATTTTCTGCGATTGCCTTAGATGCAGGAAGGCTCAGCGAACTGGATACATCAACGTGGATGAGGAGGATTCCGATGTGCCCATGGCCTGCGGAGATGAGCTGGGAGATCAACGCACTACAGCTAGTCTGCTCACTGGTCGCCTTCACATTCAGGAT GGAGCCAATAACGCCTCCAACGCTTAG
- the LOC6538479 gene encoding 60S ribosomal protein L27, with amino-acid sequence MRKIMKQGKIVIVLSGRYAGRKAIIVKTHDDGTPEKPFGHALVAGIDRYPRKVTKKMGKNKLKKKSKVKPFLKSLNYNHLMPTRYTAHDISFEKLSPKDLKDPVKRKTHRFQTRVKFESVYKEGKNKWFFQKLRF; translated from the coding sequence ATGAGGAAAATCATGAAGCAGGGCAAGATCGTAATCGTCCTTAGCGGACGTTACGCCGGTCGCAAGGCCATCATCGTCAAGACCCACGACGATGGAACCCCGGAGAAGCCCTTCGGACACGCCCTCGTTGCCGGCATCGATCGCTACCCGCGCAAGGTGACCAAGAAGATGGGCAAGAACAAGCTGAAGAAGAAGTCCAAGGTCAAGCCCTTCCTGAAGAGCCTGAACTACAACCATCTGATGCCCACCCGCTACACGGCGCACGACATCAGCTTCGAGAAGCTGTCGCCCAAGGACCTGAAGGATCCTGTCAAGCGCAAGACGCACCGCTTCCAGACCCGCGTCAAGTTCGAGTCCGTCTACAAGGAGGGCAAGAACAAGTGGTTCTTCCAGAAGCTGCGTTTCTAA
- the LOC6538483 gene encoding zinc finger protein 771 isoform X1, which produces MDLQTSKACKTLNFTIARRTAEAPVKLVSQEVSFSGSSTFLELSNCCRLCLEEPHSNLMLDMTVIYDQEAVLSYYDCYEICTKEDLRQSAKNEPQTLCKRCAVELQWAYDFHKKVAIANQQLREIFGAAEVNGDTEQDEDEEDEADMSEEVFLEEIEDRQDDQEMVETHDTAQSLEDIMPRHRHSGKFNCNFCHKEFRNHSRMAKHQLIHLANRPSFPCNQCDRVYLTKQALKVHVDSKHRQSGVHCDTCGKVFAIAKALEIHKRYHTRDFPYSCDLCDRRFAQRSHLTVHQQVKHSGSRFICEFPGCQKSFTSSSSLRNHECTHTAMPFECAHCQQSYPARNKLRLHLERKHNMVVQMEDLEEMRKFHVVRSKLVMAKIYADQNESDSARNDSAAVS; this is translated from the exons ATGGATCTCCAAACGTCAAAAGCGTGCAAAACGCTCAACTTTACAATAGCAAGAAGAACTGCAGAAGCTCCCGTGAAACTTGTGTCCCAAGAAGTCTCATTTTCAGGCAGCTCTACTTTCTTGGAGCTGAGCAATTGCTGCCGCTTGTGTTTGGAGGAGCCGCATTCTAACCTAATGCTGGACATGACCGTCATCTATGACCAGGAGGCGGTGCTGAGTTACTACGACTGCTACGAGATCTGCACCAAGGAGGACCTGCGACAAAGTGCCAAAAACGAGCCACAAACCCTGTGCAAACGATGCGCGGTGGAACTGCAATGGGCCTACGACTTCCACAAGAAAGTGGCCATTGCCAATCAGCAGCTGAGAGAGATTTTTGGGGCGGCCGAAGTCAATGGCGATACGGAGCAGGACGAAGACGAGGAGGATGAGGCGGATATGAGTGAGGAGGTCTTTTTGGAGGAGATTGAGGATAGGCAGGATGACCAGGAGATGGTGGAAACCCACGATACTGCCCAAAGCTTAGAGGACATCATGCCTCGCCATCGGCACTCGGGTAAATTCAACTGCAATTTCTGCCACAAGGAGTTCAGGAATCATTCTCGCATGGCCAAGCACCAGTTGATTCATTTGGCCAATCGTCCCAGCTTTCCGTGCAATCAGTGCGACAGGGTTTACCTCACGAAACAGGCGCTCAAAGTTCACGTCGATTCGAAGCACAGGCAATCCGGAGTCCACTGCGACACGTGCGGCAAGGTGTTTGCCATTGCCAAAGCCCTAGAGATTCATAAACGCTATCATACCAGAGACTTTCCCTATTCCTGTGATCTCTGCGATCGTCGATTCGCACAGCGATCCCATTTGACTGTCCACCAGCAGGTGAAGCACTCTGGATCCCGTTTCATTTGCGAGTTTCCCGGCTGCCAGAAGTCCTTTACCTCGTCTTCATCCCTCAGGAATCACGAGTGCACACACACGGCCATGCCATTCGAGTGCGCCCACTGCCAGCAAAGCTATCCAGCTCGTAACAA aCTACGCCTGCACCTGGAACGTAAGCACAACATGGTGGTGCAGATGGAGGACCTGGAAGAAATGCGCAAGTTTCACGTAGTGCGCTCCAAGTTAGTGATGGCAAAGATTTACGCTGACCAAAATGAATCAGACAGTGCCAGGAATGATAGCGCTGCTGTTTCttaa
- the LOC6538483 gene encoding zinc finger protein 689 isoform X2 — protein sequence MLDMTVIYDQEAVLSYYDCYEICTKEDLRQSAKNEPQTLCKRCAVELQWAYDFHKKVAIANQQLREIFGAAEVNGDTEQDEDEEDEADMSEEVFLEEIEDRQDDQEMVETHDTAQSLEDIMPRHRHSGKFNCNFCHKEFRNHSRMAKHQLIHLANRPSFPCNQCDRVYLTKQALKVHVDSKHRQSGVHCDTCGKVFAIAKALEIHKRYHTRDFPYSCDLCDRRFAQRSHLTVHQQVKHSGSRFICEFPGCQKSFTSSSSLRNHECTHTAMPFECAHCQQSYPARNKLRLHLERKHNMVVQMEDLEEMRKFHVVRSKLVMAKIYADQNESDSARNDSAAVS from the exons ATGCTGGACATGACCGTCATCTATGACCAGGAGGCGGTGCTGAGTTACTACGACTGCTACGAGATCTGCACCAAGGAGGACCTGCGACAAAGTGCCAAAAACGAGCCACAAACCCTGTGCAAACGATGCGCGGTGGAACTGCAATGGGCCTACGACTTCCACAAGAAAGTGGCCATTGCCAATCAGCAGCTGAGAGAGATTTTTGGGGCGGCCGAAGTCAATGGCGATACGGAGCAGGACGAAGACGAGGAGGATGAGGCGGATATGAGTGAGGAGGTCTTTTTGGAGGAGATTGAGGATAGGCAGGATGACCAGGAGATGGTGGAAACCCACGATACTGCCCAAAGCTTAGAGGACATCATGCCTCGCCATCGGCACTCGGGTAAATTCAACTGCAATTTCTGCCACAAGGAGTTCAGGAATCATTCTCGCATGGCCAAGCACCAGTTGATTCATTTGGCCAATCGTCCCAGCTTTCCGTGCAATCAGTGCGACAGGGTTTACCTCACGAAACAGGCGCTCAAAGTTCACGTCGATTCGAAGCACAGGCAATCCGGAGTCCACTGCGACACGTGCGGCAAGGTGTTTGCCATTGCCAAAGCCCTAGAGATTCATAAACGCTATCATACCAGAGACTTTCCCTATTCCTGTGATCTCTGCGATCGTCGATTCGCACAGCGATCCCATTTGACTGTCCACCAGCAGGTGAAGCACTCTGGATCCCGTTTCATTTGCGAGTTTCCCGGCTGCCAGAAGTCCTTTACCTCGTCTTCATCCCTCAGGAATCACGAGTGCACACACACGGCCATGCCATTCGAGTGCGCCCACTGCCAGCAAAGCTATCCAGCTCGTAACAA aCTACGCCTGCACCTGGAACGTAAGCACAACATGGTGGTGCAGATGGAGGACCTGGAAGAAATGCGCAAGTTTCACGTAGTGCGCTCCAAGTTAGTGATGGCAAAGATTTACGCTGACCAAAATGAATCAGACAGTGCCAGGAATGATAGCGCTGCTGTTTCttaa
- the LOC6538478 gene encoding probable cardiolipin synthase (CMP-forming) yields MLPAIIFRQVQRPLHHGAATLEHVLGGGGSSFVNCLNRYAAATGFIRISFLDIKRRRNYELARLRLFADEKKQSLHLRTLQGRHLLQGVIERKNFLVDDIREARHKVQERVREKIDEIREERENIMTIPNMLTISRAVLSPYIGYVIVQGDFTLGMSLLAFAGITDLLDGQIARRWPSQASKFGSFLDPMADKLLMGSLVISLCYTDLLPMWLMGIVVFRDVFLLGAGFVIRYISLPPPKTFSRYFDATHVTAQLEPTLLSKINTGVQLATIGLSLGAPIWNYLDHPALQGLWYLTGLTTAATALSYVMNRHNTFKIIQKKT; encoded by the exons ATGCTGCCCGCCATCATTTTCCGGCAGGTGCAGCGGCCACTGCACCATGGAGCCGCCACCTTGGAGCACGTTTTGGGTGGCGGTGGGAGCAGCTTCGTCAACTGCCTGAATCGCTATGCAGCCGCCACGGGATTCATACGGATCTCGTTTCTGGACATTAAGCGGCGCAGGAATTACGAACTGGCCAGGCTTCGCCTCTTTGCCGATGAGAAGAAGCAGTCGCTCCACTTGCGCACCTTGCAGGGACGCCATCTGCTGCAGGGCGTCATCGAGAGGAAGAACTTCCTGGTGGATGACATCCGGGAGGCCAGGCACAAGGTTCAGGAGCGGGTGCGCGAGAAGATCGACGAGATACGGGAGGAGCGAGAGAACATTATGACCATACCCAACATGCTGACCATCAGTCGCGCCGTCCTCTCGCCCTACATCGGATATGTAATAGTCCAGGGCGACTTCACTCTAGGCATGAGTCTCCTAGCATTCGCCGGCATCACAGATCTG TTGGATGGACAGATCGCCAGACGGTGGCCTTCGCAGGCGAGCAAGTTCGGCTCTTTCCTGGACCCCATGGCCGATAAGTTGCTGATGGGCTCGCTGGTCATCTCGCTGTGCTACACGGATCTGCTGCCCATGTGGCTCATGGGCATCGTGGTGTTCCGGGATGTATTCCTCCTAGGAGCTGGATTCGTTATACGCTACATAAGTCTGCCACCGCCG AAAACCTTTTCGCGCTACTTCGATGCCACCCATGTTACTGCCCAACTGGAGCCCACGCTGCTCAGCAAGATCAACACGGGTGTCCAGTTGGCCACCATTGGACTGAGCCTGGGTGCACCCATTTGGAACTATTTGG ATCATCCAGCTTTGCAGGGCCTTTGGTATCTGACTGGCCTGACTACGGCTGCCACTGCCCTCAGCTACGTCATGAATCGGCATAATACTTTTAAGATTATCCAGAAAAAGACGTAG
- the LOC6538480 gene encoding isocitrate dehydrogenase [NAD] subunit gamma, mitochondrial isoform X2, which produces MALRLTQRLLQTQTPFLTRGYPLLVTKEKTEDVAHTKSALQKKVTGTDIPSAQYGGRHAVTMLPGGGIGPELMGYVREIFRYCGAPIDFEVIDIDPSTEGNDDLDYAITSIKRNGVALKGNIETKSQTLTEVSRNVAIRNELDLYVNVVHCKSYPGIPARHHDIDVVLIRQNTDGEYAMLEHESVPGIVESMKVVTVENAERVARYAFEFARQNNRKKVTTIHKANIMKLSDGLFLEVANRVHKDYPELEHNNMIIDNTCMQSVSNPHQFDVMNMTNLYGTIVSNVLCGLMGGAGLISGRNYGDHYAIFEPGTRNTGTAIAGKNIANPVAMISASIDMLNHLGHKEHANVIQEAVYQTIVNDAIRTPDIGGTNSSTDVVENILKILSAKRVN; this is translated from the exons ATGGCCCTTCGCTTGACCCAGAGATTGCTGCAGACGCAGACGCCGTTCCTCACTCGC GGCTATCCCTTGCTGGTGACCAAGGAGAAGACCGAGGATGTGGCCCACACCAAATCGGCGCTGCAAAAGAAAGTCACG GGCACCGATATTCCCTCGGCACAGTACGGAGGTCGTCATGCCGTCACCATGCTGCCAGGCGGCGGCATTGGTCCCGAACTGATGGGCTATGTGCGCGAGATCTTCCGGTACTGCGGTGCACCCATCGATTTCGAGGTGATCGACATCGATCCCTCCACCGAGGGCAACGATGATCTCGACTACGCCATCACATCCATCAAGAGGAACGGAGTGGCACTCAAGGGCAACATCGAGACCAAGTCGCAAACCTTGACCGAAGTTTCGCGCAACGTGGCCATCCGTAACGAACTGGATCTGTACGTCAATGTGGTGCACTGCAAGTCGTATCCGGGCATTCCGGCCCGCCATCACGACATCGACGTGGTGCTCATCCGCCAGAACACCGATGGCGAGTACGCCATGTTGGAGCACGAGTCTGTGCCCGGAATCGTGGAGAGCATGAAAGTGGTGACCGTCGAGAATGCCGAGCGTGTGGCTCGCTATGCCTTTGAGTTCGCCCGCCAAAACAATCGCAAGAAGGTTACCACCATCCACAAGGCGAACATCATGAAGCTGTCCGATGGCCTCTTCCTGGAGGTCGCCAACCGTGTGCACAAGGACTATCCCGAACTGGAGCACAACAACATGATTATCGACAACACCTGCATGCAGTCCGTGTCGAATCCCCACCAGTTCGATGTCATGAACATGACCAACCTGTACGGCACCATTGTGTCCAACGTTCTTTGCGGTCTGATGGGCGGAGCTGGCCTCATTTCCGGTAGGAACTACGGCGACCAT TACGCCATCTTTGAGCCGGGCACCCGTAACACCGGAACCGCCATTGCCGGCAAGAACATCGCCAACCCTGTGGCCATGATCAGTGCCAGTATCGACATGTTGAACCATTTGGGTCACAAGGAGCACGCCAACGTCATCCAGGAGGCCGTCTACCAGACCATTGTCAACGATGCCATTCGCACGCCAG ATATTGGCGGCACCAACTCCAGTACCGATGTGGTTGAAAATATACTCAAGATCTTGAGTGCCAAGCGCGTGAATTG A
- the LOC6538477 gene encoding C-type lectin 37Db: MRNRSRHSSLSKMSRIHLIILIAASCQNCFTKGEDVEQQQNNDEKFDQDQFLNRIDHMSGLYDKLKVKIEKFVDYHSELLKNMANTENQIAKLQRHANIKKAAKPTVQFEKFGAKYYHIENEEKLNWYEAVSRCRSLNSHLISLQNLKEWEIITANLKYLKTYWVDINDEAAEGEFISRFTGEKAPFLKWSTGEPTNQADENCVQIEEAFGLFYIVPHSMNDVRCTKKNYFICEA; the protein is encoded by the exons ATGAGAAATCGAAGTAGACATTCATCATTGAGCAAAATGAGTCGCATTCATCTGATCATTTTGATCGCAGCTTCTTGTCaaaattgctttacaaaagga GAAGACgtggaacaacaacaaaataatgatGAGAAATTCGATCAGGATCAGTTTCTAAATAGGATTGACCATATGTCAGGTCTTTATGATAAGCTAAAAGTTAAAATAGAGAAATTTGTGGACTATCATAGTGAGCTGTTGAAAAATATGGCCAACACAGAAAACCAAATAGCAAAGTTACAAAGACATGCCAATATCAAAAAAGCCGCCAAGCCAACTGTGCAGTTTGAGAAGTTTGGAGCAAAGTATTACCATATTGAGAACGAGGAAAAACTAAACTGGTACGAAGCAGTGTCCAGATGCCGAAGCTTGAACAGTCACCTCATTAGCCTCCAAAACCTGAAAGAGTGGGAAATCATTACAGCCAACTTGAAATATCTTAAAACATATTGGGTGGACATCAATGACGAGGCAGCTGAGGGCGAGTTCATATCCCGATTCACCGGAGAGAAAGCTCCATTCCTTAAATGGTCCACTGGAGAACCAACTAACCAAGCAGATGAGAATTGTGTTCAGATAGAAGAGGCATTTGGTCTCTTTTATATCGTTCCCCATTCTATGAACGATGTAAgatgcacaaaaaaaaactacttcATATGCGAAGCCTAG
- the LOC6538481 gene encoding S-adenosylmethionine mitochondrial carrier protein homolog, protein MAAELGLDSAAGSVGINMQEPVNKLKFLHALVAGGVAGMVVDIALFPIDTVKTRLQSELGFWRAGGFRGIYKGLAPAAAGSAPTAALFFCTYECGKQFLSSVTQTKDSPYVHMAAASAAEVLACLIRVPVEIAKQRSQTLLGNKQSGLQILLRAYRTEGLKRGLYRGFGSTIMREIPFSLIQFPLWEYFKLQWTPLTGFESSPFSVALCGAVAGGISAGLTTPLDVVKTRIMLAERESLNRRRSARRILHGIYLERGFSGLFAGFVPRVLWITLGGAFFFGFYDLTTRVLGATSTDH, encoded by the exons ATGGCAGCGGAATTGGGTCTGGATTCGGCCGCGGGTTCCGTGGGAATCAACATGCAAGAGCCGgtcaataaattaaagttcCTTCATGCACTTGTT GCTGGAGGCGTGGCTGGCATGGTGGTGGACATAGCGCTCTTTCCCATTGACACAGTAAAGACCCGACTGCAAAGCGAGCTGGGCTTTTGGCGGGCAGGAGGATTCCGGGGCATCTACAAAGGACTCGCTCCTGCGGCTGCAGGAAGTGCACCCACGGCGGCTCTGTTTTTCTGCACCTACGAGTGTGGAAAACAATTCCTCAGCTCGGTCACCCAAACCAAAGATTCACCCTATGTTCACATGGCAGCGGCTTCAGCAGCAGAAGTG TTGGCTTGCTTGATCCGTGTTCCCGTGGAGATTGCCAAGCAACGCTCTCAAACATTGCTGGGCAACAAACAGTCCGGCCTGCAAATCCTGCTGCGGGCCTATCGCACTGAGGGATTGAAGCGCGGCCTGTACCGCGGATTCGGCTCCACTATCATGCGGGAGATTCCATTCAGCCTGATTCAGTTCCCCCTCTGGGAGTACTTTAAGCTGCAATGGACTCCCCTGACCGGCTTCGAATCCTCTCCTTTTTCGGTGGCTCTCTGTGGAGCAGTCGCTGGTGGCATTTCAGCGGGATTAACCACGCCGCTGGATGTGGTCAAGACCCGAATTATGCTGGCTGAAAGGGAGAGTCTCAACCGGCGTCGCAGTGCCCGAAGAATCTTGCATGGCATTTATCTGGAGCGAGGCTTCAGCGG TCTGTTTGCTGGCTTTGTGCCGCGGGTGCTGTGGATCACACTGGGCGGTGCATTCTTCTTTGGCTTCTACGACCTGACGACGCGAGTCCTTGGCGCCACCAGTACGGATCATTAA
- the LOC26534633 gene encoding uncharacterized protein LOC26534633, whose amino-acid sequence MKLLIVLFMLGIVVQISYAEVEADQNDEIKPNKKDVIFEIMKKFYNSKLTSEAAHIDKKPEKSEKHTPLEGEKLTLAFLKKTEKNWDNLQESMKDFVTKYGSLPERLSNVQMELKELLNAYNLTTPKP is encoded by the exons ATGAAGCTGCTAATTGTGCTCTTTATGTTGGGAATCGTTGTGCAAATTAGCTACGCAGAAGTGGAG GCTGATCAAAATGAtgaaataaaaccaaacaaaaaagatgTCATCTTCGAAATCATGAAAAAGttttacaattcaaaactgaCAAGTGAGGCAGCACACATCGATAAGAAACccgaaaaaagcgaaaaacatACACCATTAGAAGGAGAGAAATTGACCCTGGCGTTTTTGAAAAAAACTGAGAAGAATTGGGACAACCTTCAGGAATCGATGAAGGATTTTGTAACAAAATACGGCAGTTTGCCGGAGAGGCTCAGCAATGTGCAGATGGAACTTAAGGAATTGCTAAATGCTTATAATTTAACCACGCCGAAACCTTAA